A window from Chromatiaceae bacterium encodes these proteins:
- a CDS encoding FKBP-type peptidyl-prolyl cis-trans isomerase: MSEDIIKRGKYVSLTYSIVDELGAVVEQHDIPLGFVYGSDTELIGDMEKAVAGKRAGDQVEVHVSPEQGFGDRDPSLTFTDKLENVPPQFREVGAEVQMQNDKGETRSFFVTRIADGEVTVDGNHPLAGKQLTVRVTIEEVRDARPGEAEISGIHAVQMTGPTSIN; this comes from the coding sequence ATGAGTGAAGACATCATCAAGCGGGGCAAATACGTGTCCCTGACCTACTCGATCGTCGACGAACTGGGCGCAGTGGTCGAACAGCATGACATTCCACTGGGATTCGTCTACGGCAGCGACACCGAGCTGATCGGTGACATGGAAAAGGCCGTAGCCGGCAAACGAGCCGGCGACCAGGTCGAGGTGCACGTGTCGCCCGAACAGGGATTCGGCGATCGCGATCCAAGTCTGACCTTTACCGACAAGCTGGAAAACGTGCCGCCGCAATTCCGCGAGGTCGGCGCCGAAGTCCAGATGCAGAATGACAAGGGTGAGACGCGCTCGTTTTTTGTCACCCGCATCGCCGACGGCGAGGTCACCGTGGACGGCAACCATCCGTTGGCCGGCAAGCAGCTGACCGTGCGCGTCACCATCGAAGAGGTGCGCGATGCACGTCCCGGCGAGGCGGAGATCTCCGGGATACACGCGGTCCAGATGACGGGTCCAACCAGTATCAACTGA
- a CDS encoding ParA family protein — protein MGRIIAVANQKGGVGKTTTAVNTAAALAAMQRRVLLVDLDPQGNATMGSGIDKYALERSTLEALLGDAPVAECLQRAEAAGYDVLPANSDLTAAEVRLLEAPLRERRLALALDAVREHYDYLLIDCPPSLNMLTLNALVAADSVLVPLQTEYYALEGLSALLATVQQIKDHRNPRLEMEGIVRTMHDPRNNLDNQVSAQLIQHFGDKVFRTMIPRNVRVAEAPSHGLPVMLYDRSSRGAISYMALASEMTRRHLPSSTNPAA, from the coding sequence ATGGGACGAATCATCGCTGTTGCCAACCAGAAGGGCGGTGTTGGCAAGACCACGACTGCGGTCAACACGGCCGCCGCGCTGGCCGCCATGCAGCGGCGGGTACTGTTGGTCGACCTCGATCCGCAAGGCAATGCCACGATGGGCAGCGGGATCGACAAGTACGCGCTCGAGCGCTCGACACTCGAGGCGCTGCTCGGCGATGCTCCTGTCGCGGAATGCCTGCAGCGCGCCGAAGCGGCCGGATACGACGTGCTGCCGGCGAACAGTGACCTGACCGCGGCCGAGGTGCGCCTGCTCGAGGCACCGCTGCGCGAGCGTCGACTCGCGCTCGCGCTGGACGCGGTGCGAGAGCATTACGACTATCTGCTGATCGACTGCCCGCCTTCGCTGAACATGCTGACGCTGAACGCGCTGGTCGCCGCCGACAGCGTTTTGGTGCCGCTGCAGACCGAGTACTACGCGCTCGAGGGGCTGTCGGCGCTGCTCGCGACCGTGCAGCAGATAAAGGACCACCGCAATCCGCGCCTGGAGATGGAGGGCATCGTGCGTACCATGCACGACCCGCGCAACAACCTGGACAATCAGGTGTCGGCGCAGCTGATCCAGCACTTCGGTGACAAGGTGTTTCGAACGATGATCCCGCGCAACGTCCGGGTCGCCGAGGCACCGAGTCACGGTCTGCCGGTGATGCTTTATGATAGGAGTTCGCGCGGGGCGATCAGCTACATGGCCCTGGCCAGCGAGATGACCCGGCGTCACCTGCCTTCGTCCACCAACCCAGCGGCTTGA
- the glmU gene encoding bifunctional UDP-N-acetylglucosamine diphosphorylase/glucosamine-1-phosphate N-acetyltransferase GlmU encodes MRLGVVILAAGQGTRMKSDLPKVLHRLADRPLLGHVIDSARTLEPSQIIVVYGHGGDQVRAAFADQVDLRWAEQAEQLGTGHALQQAMPLLDAADQVLVLYGDVPLTRPETLRELVDASAHGFGMLTVDLVDPTGYGRIVRNAGGRVQCIVEHKDADAEQRSIREVNTGIMCMPHTALKRWLGRLSNDNAQGEYYLTDVLAMAVAEGLDIQVRQPTAAVEAEGVNNRAQLAALERALQQRIAERLMADGASLRDPARIDVRGTLVHGRDVEIDINVVFEGRVQLGDRVRIGANCVLRDAVVGDDVEVQPNCVIDQAQIGARSIVGPFARLRPGAELVGEAHVGNFVEIKKSVIGRGSKVNHLSYIGDTTMGAGVNIGAGTITCNYDGANKHRTIIEDNAFIGSNSALVAPVTIGRGGTVGAGSVIGKDAPADKLTLTRAKQLSFDWKRPTKKP; translated from the coding sequence ATGCGTCTAGGCGTGGTGATACTCGCAGCCGGCCAGGGTACAAGGATGAAGTCCGACCTGCCCAAGGTACTGCACCGGCTCGCCGACCGACCGCTGCTCGGCCACGTCATCGACAGCGCGCGGACCCTGGAACCGTCGCAGATCATCGTCGTCTACGGACACGGCGGCGACCAGGTGCGTGCGGCGTTTGCCGACCAGGTCGACCTGCGCTGGGCGGAGCAGGCCGAGCAGCTCGGCACCGGACATGCGTTGCAGCAGGCGATGCCCCTGCTGGATGCCGCGGACCAGGTGCTGGTGCTGTACGGCGACGTGCCGCTCACCCGGCCGGAGACGCTGCGCGAGCTGGTCGACGCCAGTGCGCATGGATTCGGGATGCTGACCGTAGACCTGGTCGATCCGACCGGTTACGGCCGCATCGTGCGCAATGCGGGCGGTCGCGTGCAGTGCATCGTCGAACACAAGGACGCCGACGCCGAACAACGCAGCATCCGCGAGGTCAACACCGGCATCATGTGCATGCCGCACACCGCGTTGAAACGCTGGTTGGGCCGCCTGTCCAACGACAACGCGCAGGGCGAATACTATCTGACCGACGTGTTGGCGATGGCAGTCGCCGAAGGGCTGGATATCCAGGTCCGCCAGCCGACGGCTGCGGTCGAGGCCGAAGGTGTCAACAATCGTGCCCAACTCGCGGCGCTCGAGCGTGCCTTGCAGCAACGCATTGCCGAGCGGCTGATGGCCGATGGCGCCAGTCTGCGCGACCCGGCGCGGATCGACGTACGTGGCACCCTCGTGCACGGTCGCGACGTCGAGATCGACATCAACGTGGTGTTCGAAGGCCGGGTGCAGCTCGGTGACCGGGTGCGCATAGGCGCGAACTGCGTATTGCGCGATGCGGTCGTGGGTGACGATGTCGAGGTGCAGCCGAATTGTGTCATCGACCAGGCACAGATCGGGGCGCGCAGCATAGTCGGCCCTTTCGCGCGTCTGCGTCCCGGCGCCGAACTGGTCGGCGAGGCGCACGTCGGCAACTTCGTCGAGATCAAGAAATCGGTGATCGGTCGCGGCTCCAAGGTCAATCACCTGAGCTATATCGGCGACACCACGATGGGTGCCGGTGTCAACATCGGCGCCGGTACCATCACCTGCAACTACGACGGTGCGAACAAGCACCGCACCATCATCGAAGACAACGCTTTCATCGGCTCGAACAGTGCGCTGGTGGCACCGGTCACGATCGGGCGCGGCGGGACCGTTGGCGCCGGATCGGTGATCGGCAAAGATGCACCCGCCGACAAGTTGACCCTGACGCGCGCCAAGCAACTCAGCTTTGACTGGAAGCGGCCGACCAAGAAACCCTAG
- a CDS encoding ATP synthase subunit I: MQNLDARRARRILAAQALATLVVTLFGLAFGLREALFALLGGGIATVANALFAYWVFGRYRAAEPGRLVSQFYGGELIKLGFVAATFAVVILGMDPLRPLALFGAFFVVQVLPPLLANRIAG; the protein is encoded by the coding sequence ATGCAGAATCTTGACGCCCGTCGGGCCAGACGGATACTCGCTGCGCAGGCCCTCGCCACACTGGTAGTCACCCTGTTCGGGCTGGCATTCGGCCTCAGGGAGGCGTTGTTTGCGTTGCTCGGGGGCGGCATCGCAACGGTAGCGAACGCCTTATTCGCCTACTGGGTGTTTGGGCGTTACCGGGCGGCGGAGCCAGGCAGGCTGGTATCCCAGTTTTACGGCGGCGAACTCATCAAGTTGGGGTTCGTCGCGGCGACTTTCGCGGTGGTGATCCTGGGGATGGATCCGCTGCGCCCGCTGGCCTTGTTTGGGGCCTTTTTTGTAGTACAGGTGTTACCTCCGTTGCTGGCGAATCGCATCGCCGGTTGA
- the atpB gene encoding F0F1 ATP synthase subunit A, whose product MAGSETLTSGEYIKHHLTNLTFGQFPDGHWGVAHSAEQAKEMGFWAIHLDSMFWSLFLAALFGYFFYKAAQKATAGVPSGLQNFVEMMVDFVNESVRGSFSGKNDLVAPLALTVFGWVFLMNLMDLVPVDLIPYISGVLGIHHMKVVPTTDPNVTFALALGVFALIIFYSIKIKGVGGFVGELTGMPFETKNPLLKPFFMAINLVLEGVNLIAKPVSLALRLFGNMYAGEMIFILIAVMYSAGWALGIFGGVLQLGWAIFHILIITLQAFIFMTLTIVYLDMAHAEHH is encoded by the coding sequence ATGGCTGGTTCCGAAACCCTGACCTCCGGCGAGTACATCAAGCATCACCTGACGAACCTGACCTTCGGCCAGTTTCCGGATGGCCATTGGGGCGTCGCGCACAGCGCCGAACAGGCCAAGGAGATGGGCTTCTGGGCGATCCATCTCGATTCGATGTTCTGGTCGCTGTTCCTCGCCGCGCTGTTCGGTTACTTCTTCTACAAGGCTGCGCAGAAGGCGACCGCCGGCGTGCCCTCCGGCCTGCAGAACTTCGTCGAGATGATGGTCGACTTCGTCAACGAAAGCGTGCGCGGTTCGTTCTCCGGCAAGAACGACCTGGTTGCACCACTGGCGCTGACGGTGTTCGGTTGGGTGTTCCTGATGAACCTCATGGACCTGGTACCGGTCGATCTGATTCCCTACATCAGCGGCGTACTGGGCATACATCATATGAAGGTGGTACCGACCACCGACCCGAATGTCACGTTCGCGCTGGCGCTCGGCGTGTTTGCGCTGATCATTTTCTACAGCATCAAGATCAAGGGTGTCGGCGGCTTCGTCGGCGAGCTGACCGGGATGCCATTCGAGACCAAGAACCCGCTGCTGAAGCCGTTCTTCATGGCGATCAACCTGGTGCTCGAGGGTGTGAACCTGATCGCCAAACCCGTCTCTCTCGCGCTGCGTCTGTTCGGCAACATGTACGCCGGCGAGATGATCTTCATCCTGATTGCCGTGATGTACAGCGCCGGTTGGGCGCTCGGCATCTTCGGTGGCGTGCTGCAGCTCGGCTGGGCCATTTTCCATATCCTGATCATCACGCTGCAGGCGTTCATCTTCATGACGCTGACCATCGTGTACCTGGACATGGCGCACGCCGAACATCACTGA
- a CDS encoding F0F1 ATP synthase subunit delta: MAGDATTIARPYAEAVFARAVETDKLDLWSDMLDLLAVAARDPALSGLIASPKLDRAQMTELMLDIGGGRLSDEGQNLVRVLVANGRLAVLPEIAALFEIRKAEQQGTLDVEVTSAFAMPAAQEQQLADALKRKLGREIRITTSQDPELIGGFKLRAGDMVIDGSVSGQLGKLANELGI, from the coding sequence ATGGCCGGAGACGCTACAACCATCGCACGACCCTACGCCGAAGCCGTCTTCGCGCGTGCGGTAGAGACCGACAAGCTCGATCTGTGGTCTGACATGTTGGACCTGCTCGCCGTCGCGGCGCGCGACCCGGCACTGTCCGGACTGATCGCCAGCCCCAAACTCGACCGCGCGCAGATGACCGAACTCATGCTCGACATCGGCGGCGGCCGCCTGAGTGATGAAGGCCAGAATCTGGTCCGCGTGCTGGTCGCCAACGGCCGACTCGCGGTGCTGCCCGAGATCGCTGCACTGTTCGAGATCCGCAAGGCCGAACAGCAGGGTACGCTGGATGTCGAGGTCACCTCGGCTTTCGCGATGCCGGCGGCACAGGAGCAGCAGCTCGCCGATGCGCTGAAGCGCAAGCTCGGTCGGGAGATCCGCATCACCACGTCGCAGGACCCCGAACTGATCGGTGGCTTCAAGCTGCGTGCGGGCGACATGGTGATCGATGGCTCCGTATCCGGGCAGCTCGGCAAACTCGCCAACGAATTGGGAATCTAA
- the atpE gene encoding F0F1 ATP synthase subunit C: protein MEQALLVIAAAIMMGLGAVGAAVGIGVLGGRFLEGAARQPELIPMLRTQFFIVMGLTDAVPMIAVGLGMYVLFALAG from the coding sequence ATGGAACAAGCTCTGCTGGTCATCGCTGCTGCGATCATGATGGGCCTGGGTGCCGTTGGCGCGGCGGTCGGCATCGGCGTCCTGGGCGGTCGCTTCCTCGAAGGCGCCGCGCGCCAGCCGGAACTCATCCCCATGCTGCGCACCCAGTTCTTCATCGTCATGGGTCTGACCGACGCCGTGCCGATGATCGCCGTGGGTCTGGGCATGTACGTACTGTTCGCGCTCGCCGGCTGA
- the atpG gene encoding F0F1 ATP synthase subunit gamma: MAGAKEIRTKIASVKSTQKITSAMEMVAASKMRKAQDRMQATRPYAEKMRQVIGHVALANPEYKHSFMHARPVKRIGFIIVSSDRGLCGGLNSNLFRRLVREIRALREAGTEIEYCTIGTKALGFFRRVGGKVVAQATHLGDAPHIDDLVGAVKVMLDAYSNGEIDEIRIAYNVFVNTMTQKPTVEQLVPLAEGADAEQLKHHWDYIYEPGAKEVLDGLLTRYIESLVYQTVVENSACEQAARMVAMKSATDNAGNLIDELQLIYNKARQAAITQEISEIVGGAAAVSK; this comes from the coding sequence ATGGCAGGCGCTAAAGAAATCCGCACCAAGATTGCCTCCGTCAAGAGCACACAGAAGATCACCAGTGCGATGGAGATGGTCGCGGCGTCCAAGATGCGCAAGGCGCAGGACCGCATGCAGGCGACCCGCCCCTACGCCGAAAAGATGCGTCAGGTGATCGGCCACGTGGCGCTGGCCAACCCGGAATACAAGCATTCGTTCATGCATGCACGTCCGGTCAAACGGATCGGTTTCATCATCGTGTCGTCCGACCGCGGACTGTGCGGCGGCCTGAACAGCAACCTGTTCCGCCGCCTGGTGCGCGAGATCCGCGCCCTGCGTGAAGCCGGGACGGAAATCGAGTACTGCACCATCGGTACCAAGGCGCTGGGTTTCTTCCGCCGCGTCGGCGGCAAGGTGGTGGCACAGGCCACGCATCTCGGCGACGCGCCGCATATCGACGATCTCGTCGGTGCGGTGAAAGTGATGCTCGACGCCTACAGCAATGGCGAGATTGACGAGATCCGCATTGCGTACAATGTGTTCGTCAACACCATGACGCAGAAACCGACCGTCGAACAGCTGGTGCCCTTGGCCGAAGGCGCAGACGCCGAGCAACTCAAGCACCACTGGGATTACATCTACGAGCCCGGAGCGAAAGAGGTGCTCGATGGCCTGTTGACGCGTTACATCGAGTCGCTCGTCTATCAGACCGTGGTTGAGAACAGTGCCTGCGAGCAGGCCGCGCGCATGGTCGCGATGAAGTCGGCGACCGACAACGCCGGCAACCTGATTGATGAATTGCAGCTGATCTACAACAAGGCTCGCCAGGCAGCCATCACCCAGGAGATCTCCGAGATCGTGGGTGGCGCCGCAGCCGTGTCGAAGTGA
- a CDS encoding F0F1 ATP synthase subunit alpha, giving the protein MQLNPSEISELIKSKIEKFDLTTEAHNEGTVVSVTDGIVRIHGLADVMSYEMLEFPGNTFGLALNLERDSVGAVVLGEYKHISEGDSVKCTGRVLEVPIGPELLGRVVDALGNPMDGKGPINAALSAPIEQIAPGVIERKSVDQPVQTGIKAIDAMVPIGRGQRELIIGDRQTGKTAIAIDAIINQKGTGVKCIYVAVGQKNSSIAAIVRKLEEHGAMEHTIIVAAPAAESAAMQFIAPYSGCTMGEYFRDRGQDALIIYDDLTKQAWAYRQVSLLLRRPPGREAYPGDVFYLHSRLLERAARVNADYVEKFTNGEVKGQTGSLTALPIIETQAGDVSAFVPTNVISITDGQIFLESDLFAAGLRPAINAGLSVSRVGGSAQTKIIKKLGGGVRLALAQYRELAAFSQFASDLDEATRRQLERGQRVTELMKQPQYSPLTVSEMGISLFAANEGYLDDVEVSKVVSFERALHSYMAAQHADLVAKVNAEAGWNDELEAAFHGALKDFKANHSW; this is encoded by the coding sequence ATGCAACTGAATCCGTCCGAGATCAGCGAGCTGATCAAGAGCAAGATCGAAAAATTCGATCTGACCACCGAGGCCCACAACGAGGGCACCGTCGTGTCGGTTACCGACGGTATCGTGCGCATCCACGGCCTCGCCGACGTCATGTCGTACGAGATGCTGGAGTTCCCGGGTAACACCTTCGGGCTGGCGCTCAACCTGGAACGTGACTCGGTCGGTGCGGTGGTGCTCGGCGAGTACAAGCACATCTCGGAAGGCGATTCGGTGAAGTGCACCGGGCGCGTGTTGGAGGTGCCGATCGGTCCCGAACTGCTCGGTCGCGTCGTCGATGCGCTGGGCAATCCGATGGACGGCAAGGGCCCGATCAATGCCGCGCTGTCGGCGCCGATCGAACAGATCGCACCGGGTGTCATCGAGCGTAAGTCGGTCGACCAGCCGGTACAGACCGGTATCAAGGCCATCGACGCGATGGTGCCGATCGGCCGCGGCCAGCGCGAACTGATCATCGGTGACCGCCAGACCGGCAAGACCGCGATCGCCATCGACGCGATCATCAACCAGAAAGGCACCGGCGTTAAGTGTATCTACGTCGCGGTCGGACAGAAGAACTCGTCGATCGCGGCAATCGTGCGCAAGCTCGAAGAGCACGGCGCGATGGAGCACACGATCATCGTCGCGGCGCCGGCTGCTGAATCGGCGGCGATGCAGTTCATCGCGCCTTACTCCGGCTGCACCATGGGCGAGTACTTCCGTGATCGTGGCCAGGATGCGTTGATCATCTACGACGACCTCACCAAGCAGGCCTGGGCATATCGCCAGGTGTCGCTGCTGCTGCGTCGTCCGCCGGGCCGCGAGGCCTATCCGGGTGACGTGTTCTATCTGCACTCGCGTCTGCTCGAGCGCGCCGCGCGCGTCAATGCCGATTACGTCGAGAAGTTCACCAACGGCGAGGTGAAGGGCCAGACCGGTTCACTGACCGCGCTGCCGATCATCGAGACCCAGGCCGGCGACGTATCGGCATTCGTGCCGACCAACGTGATCTCGATCACCGACGGGCAGATCTTCCTCGAGTCGGATCTGTTCGCCGCCGGTCTGCGGCCGGCGATCAACGCCGGTCTGTCGGTGTCGCGCGTCGGTGGTTCCGCACAGACCAAGATCATCAAGAAACTCGGTGGCGGCGTGCGTCTGGCGCTGGCTCAGTACCGCGAACTGGCGGCGTTCTCGCAGTTCGCTTCCGACCTCGACGAGGCGACGCGCCGGCAGCTCGAGCGCGGTCAGCGCGTCACCGAGCTGATGAAGCAGCCGCAGTACTCGCCGTTGACGGTCAGCGAGATGGGGATCTCCTTGTTCGCCGCGAACGAAGGCTATCTCGACGACGTCGAGGTCAGCAAAGTGGTCTCGTTCGAGCGCGCGTTGCACAGCTACATGGCCGCGCAGCATGCGGATCTGGTCGCCAAGGTCAACGCCGAGGCCGGCTGGAACGACGAGCTCGAGGCGGCGTTCCACGGCGCGCTCAAGGACTTCAAGGCGAACCACAGCTGGTAA
- a CDS encoding F0F1 ATP synthase subunit epsilon, with protein sequence MAMTIHVDIVSAEGNLFSGQGEMVYAPAVMGEIGIAPRHAPLVTQLKPGEVRVDPGSGKPQEHFYVSGGMIEVQPFKVTVLADTGIRAVDLDEAAAQEAKRRAEDALANQAADIDMAKAQVELAEAVAQLRAIERLRKTR encoded by the coding sequence ATGGCAATGACAATCCATGTCGACATCGTAAGTGCCGAGGGCAACCTGTTCTCAGGGCAGGGCGAGATGGTCTATGCGCCCGCGGTCATGGGTGAGATCGGTATCGCACCCCGCCACGCGCCGCTGGTCACCCAGCTCAAGCCGGGCGAGGTACGGGTCGATCCGGGCAGCGGCAAACCGCAGGAGCATTTCTATGTTTCGGGCGGGATGATCGAAGTGCAGCCGTTCAAGGTCACGGTGCTGGCCGACACCGGCATCCGCGCCGTGGACCTCGACGAGGCCGCGGCCCAGGAGGCCAAGCGGCGTGCAGAGGATGCGCTGGCGAATCAGGCGGCGGACATCGATATGGCCAAGGCCCAGGTCGAACTCGCCGAGGCGGTCGCTCAGCTGCGTGCGATCGAGCGCCTGCGCAAGACGCGTTGA
- the atpD gene encoding F0F1 ATP synthase subunit beta has product MSTGNVVEIIGAVVDVQFPRGDMPKVYDALKIDSVGLTLEVQQQLGDGVVRTIAMGSTDGLKRGVVVTNTGAAISVPVGQATLGRIMDVLGNPVDEAGPIATEERMPIHRIAPKLEDQAATTEVLETGIKVIDLIMPIQKGGKVGLFGGAGVGKTVTLMELIRNIAVEHSGFSVFAGVGERTREGNDFYHEMSEGGVLDKVALVYGQMNEPPGNRLRVALTGLTMAEYFRDEGRDVLMFVDNIYRYTLAGTEVSALLGRMPSAVGYQPTLAEEMGVLQERITSTKTGSITSFQAVYVPADDLTDPSPATTFAHLDATLVLSRQVAELGIYPAVDPLDSTSRILDPHVVGTEHYEVARGVQGVLQRYKELKDIIAILGMDELSEDDKLVVQRARKIQRFLSQPFFVAEVFTGAPGKYVPLKETIGNFKAILAGEYDHLPEQAFYMCGNVDEAVAKAEKA; this is encoded by the coding sequence ATGAGCACGGGTAATGTCGTGGAGATTATCGGCGCCGTCGTGGACGTCCAGTTCCCGCGCGGTGACATGCCGAAAGTTTACGATGCACTGAAGATCGACTCGGTCGGTTTGACGCTGGAAGTGCAGCAGCAGCTGGGTGACGGCGTCGTGCGTACCATCGCGATGGGTTCGACCGACGGACTCAAACGCGGCGTGGTGGTCACCAACACCGGTGCCGCGATATCGGTGCCGGTAGGCCAGGCCACGCTGGGCCGCATCATGGACGTGCTCGGCAACCCGGTCGACGAGGCCGGCCCGATCGCCACTGAAGAGCGCATGCCGATCCACCGTATCGCGCCGAAGCTCGAAGATCAGGCGGCCACCACCGAAGTGCTGGAGACCGGCATCAAGGTCATCGACCTGATCATGCCGATCCAGAAAGGTGGCAAGGTCGGCCTGTTCGGCGGCGCCGGCGTTGGCAAGACGGTCACGCTGATGGAGTTGATCCGAAACATCGCGGTCGAGCACTCCGGCTTCTCGGTGTTCGCCGGCGTCGGCGAACGTACCCGCGAAGGTAACGACTTCTATCACGAGATGTCCGAAGGCGGCGTCCTCGACAAGGTCGCCCTGGTCTACGGCCAGATGAACGAGCCGCCGGGTAACCGCCTGCGCGTCGCGCTCACCGGTCTGACCATGGCGGAATACTTCCGCGACGAGGGACGTGACGTGCTGATGTTCGTCGACAACATCTACCGTTACACGCTCGCCGGTACCGAGGTCTCGGCACTGCTCGGCCGTATGCCGTCCGCGGTGGGCTACCAGCCGACCCTGGCCGAGGAAATGGGTGTGCTGCAGGAACGTATCACCTCGACCAAGACCGGCTCGATCACCTCGTTCCAGGCCGTCTACGTCCCGGCCGACGACCTCACCGACCCGTCGCCGGCGACCACCTTCGCGCACCTGGATGCCACCCTGGTGTTGTCGCGCCAGGTCGCGGAACTGGGCATCTACCCGGCGGTGGACCCGCTCGATTCGACCTCGCGTATCCTCGATCCACACGTGGTCGGTACCGAGCACTACGAAGTCGCACGCGGTGTGCAGGGTGTGCTGCAGCGTTACAAGGAACTCAAGGACATCATCGCGATCCTGGGTATGGACGAGCTGTCCGAAGACGACAAGCTGGTCGTACAGCGCGCGCGCAAGATTCAGCGCTTCCTGTCGCAGCCGTTCTTCGTCGCCGAGGTGTTCACCGGCGCGCCCGGTAAGTATGTGCCCCTGAAAGAGACGATCGGCAATTTCAAGGCGATCCTGGCCGGCGAGTACGACCACCTGCCAGAGCAGGCTTTCTACATGTGCGGCAATGTCGACGAGGCCGTCGCCAAGGCAGAGAAGGCCTGA
- a CDS encoding ParB/RepB/Spo0J family partition protein → MVKKRGLGRGLDALLGGAQSAATEPQQPAAEPAAVPGPAHSLGVDQIRRGRYQPRRNFDEDKLRELADSITAQGMVQPIVVRPVGDQQYEIIAGERRWRAAQIAGLAEVPVVIRDVDDRSAMAMALIENIQRDDLNPLEEASALHRLLNEFELTHQQVAQAVGKSRTTVTNLIRLLDLNPEVKALVERGELEMGHARALLALSGPTQTEAANTVAAKGLSVRETEALVRRLGQPKTPAAGSAEETDPDVRRLLAELTERLGARVALQQGTGGKGRLVISYNTLEELEGILDHIR, encoded by the coding sequence ATGGTAAAGAAACGAGGCCTCGGTCGCGGACTCGACGCCCTGCTGGGCGGCGCACAATCTGCGGCTACGGAACCCCAGCAGCCGGCGGCCGAGCCGGCGGCGGTCCCTGGCCCGGCACACAGCCTGGGCGTGGACCAGATCCGCCGTGGCCGCTATCAGCCGCGCCGCAACTTCGATGAAGACAAGCTGCGTGAACTGGCCGACTCGATCACCGCCCAGGGCATGGTGCAGCCGATCGTGGTGCGTCCGGTCGGTGACCAGCAGTACGAGATCATCGCCGGGGAGCGTCGCTGGCGCGCCGCGCAGATCGCCGGGCTGGCCGAGGTACCGGTGGTGATCCGCGACGTCGACGACAGGTCGGCGATGGCGATGGCGCTGATCGAGAACATCCAGCGCGACGACCTCAATCCGCTCGAAGAGGCGAGCGCGCTGCACCGCCTGCTGAACGAGTTCGAGCTGACCCACCAGCAGGTCGCCCAGGCTGTGGGTAAGTCGCGCACCACGGTCACCAACCTGATCCGCCTGCTCGATCTGAATCCCGAGGTCAAGGCGCTGGTCGAACGCGGTGAACTCGAGATGGGCCACGCGCGCGCGCTGCTCGCGCTGAGTGGCCCGACGCAGACCGAGGCGGCGAACACGGTGGCGGCGAAGGGCCTCTCGGTCCGCGAGACCGAGGCCCTGGTGCGGCGCCTGGGGCAGCCGAAGACCCCGGCCGCCGGCAGCGCCGAGGAAACCGACCCGGATGTGCGCCGACTGCTCGCCGAATTGACCGAGCGTCTCGGTGCGCGGGTGGCGCTGCAGCAGGGCACCGGGGGCAAGGGGCGGCTGGTGATCAGCTACAACACCCTGGAGGAACTCGAGGGGATTCTCGATCACATCCGCTGA
- a CDS encoding F0F1 ATP synthase subunit B: MNINLTLIAQLVSFAVFVWFTMKYVWPPLVKAMDERKSKIAEGLASAERGKHEQELAQKRAKDTLHDAKLQAAEIKSNAEKQAALIIEEARDKAKEEGARQLAAAQAEIEQATNKAREELRAKVAALAVQGAEKILRKEIDASAHSAIVETVANQI; encoded by the coding sequence ATGAATATCAACCTGACACTTATTGCCCAGCTGGTGTCCTTTGCGGTGTTCGTTTGGTTCACCATGAAGTACGTCTGGCCGCCGCTGGTCAAGGCGATGGACGAGCGCAAGTCCAAGATCGCCGAAGGCCTGGCCTCCGCCGAACGTGGTAAACACGAGCAGGAGCTGGCCCAGAAGCGGGCCAAGGACACGCTGCACGACGCGAAGCTGCAGGCCGCGGAGATCAAGTCGAATGCCGAGAAGCAGGCGGCGCTGATCATCGAAGAGGCGCGCGACAAGGCCAAGGAAGAAGGCGCCCGCCAGCTGGCTGCCGCACAGGCGGAGATCGAGCAGGCCACCAACAAGGCCCGCGAAGAGCTGCGCGCCAAGGTCGCCGCACTGGCGGTACAGGGTGCGGAAAAGATCCTGCGCAAAGAAATCGATGCCAGCGCCCACAGCGCGATCGTCGAAACCGTCGCCAACCAGATCTAA